One Leptolyngbya sp. NIES-2104 genomic window carries:
- a CDS encoding helicase-related protein, whose translation MPQLLQNHRWKISYSSDENNPIADFYIPVLECAVQYDRKAGFFNSSILSKVARGLGAMLDNSGQMRLIMGCQFSPTDLQAIQQGYELKNALSDRLNQSFQPPSNFAQLKHFEILSWLIQNNILDIRIAIPLKSDGTPENSEEQLDPNRLFHEKVGIITDNNGDRLAFSGSNNESIGGWYANVESFHVYLAWEGGRDLQRVELECDRFETLWNNQTKNVRVFEVPEAVKRRLLQYVPKTKPIWSQEIEFDQRAIEVQPIIEPEISIEDYPHEIQQFETLANLHQHPGCLDFTLKSIPIQPWIHQIKILRRYAEEFPRNGLIADEVGLGKTIETGLILRYLILSKKAQRVLVLAPASVQPQWQDELREKFNLHFWSLAQGELRDPFKQSIPLADNPWNTQNLILASSHLVRRKERMQELLDSEPWDLVVLDEAHHARRKSPQNRKETPNRLLELMQKLKDRTKALLLLSATPMQIDPIEVFDLLNLLGLKGHWRYADNFCDYFKHLTIEADSHTLSFWQQMSTDYFAQGGKPCPRLQQHLMKCDRRLAYKLEDVWQQKRTTVDSRLAKDEAFLTASRQYLTVNTPLKDLMFRHTRDTLRQYYKLGVLEKDVPIREVWDNAIVLEPTREAELYRAVSDYVRHFYRLAQKENRKALGFLMTLYRKRLTSSFYAIERSLERRLTDLQTGQQTSLTADDLLELDDVDDAVIDGLKTFFEPVHPKEIEYLQDLLIQFENTGEDTKCAQFLTLLRQELNTRDSVIVFTQYTDTMDYLREFLRSSFGNQLACYSGRGGELYRDDHWVTVPKESIKQRFRNGEIKILLCTESASEGLNLQTCGVLINYDMPWNPMRVEQRIGRIDRIGQRYPTVRIHNFYYDGTVEAKVYRKLRDRIDAFSTVVGKLQPILAKVPTFIERALLSADPEEEDVLLSEFETVLETPPLRPAIDEMIEMDVQSDLEIVRQSMPQTPITIDEIETLFTTSKLLLSQGTRFERVREGVWQMTHQYQRYLVTFYPLKYDEQPSLRLLLPGDPLLDSLLQTR comes from the coding sequence GGTGCAATGCTCGACAATAGCGGACAAATGCGACTAATCATGGGATGTCAATTCAGTCCGACCGACTTACAAGCGATTCAGCAAGGCTATGAACTGAAGAACGCATTAAGCGATCGCTTAAACCAATCCTTTCAGCCGCCCAGCAACTTTGCCCAACTCAAACACTTCGAGATCCTAAGCTGGCTGATTCAGAACAATATTCTCGATATTCGCATCGCCATTCCGCTCAAGTCAGACGGCACACCCGAAAACAGCGAAGAGCAGCTTGATCCGAATCGGCTATTTCACGAGAAAGTGGGCATCATCACCGACAATAACGGTGATCGCTTAGCCTTTAGCGGCTCGAATAATGAATCGATCGGCGGCTGGTACGCAAATGTAGAATCGTTTCATGTCTATCTTGCGTGGGAAGGCGGACGAGATTTGCAGCGGGTCGAATTAGAATGCGATCGCTTTGAGACACTCTGGAACAATCAAACCAAAAATGTTCGAGTGTTTGAAGTCCCCGAAGCTGTGAAGCGAAGACTGCTGCAATACGTGCCTAAAACGAAACCGATTTGGAGCCAAGAAATTGAGTTTGATCAACGTGCAATCGAAGTACAACCGATCATTGAACCTGAAATTTCGATCGAAGACTATCCGCACGAAATTCAGCAGTTTGAAACGCTGGCGAATCTCCATCAACATCCCGGCTGTCTCGATTTCACGCTCAAATCGATTCCGATTCAGCCCTGGATTCACCAAATCAAAATCCTGCGTCGCTATGCCGAAGAATTTCCCCGCAATGGTTTGATTGCCGATGAAGTTGGACTGGGAAAGACGATCGAGACGGGCTTAATTCTGCGCTACCTCATTCTCTCCAAAAAAGCTCAGCGCGTCTTGGTTCTGGCTCCCGCCAGTGTGCAACCCCAATGGCAAGATGAACTGCGCGAGAAATTCAATCTCCATTTTTGGAGTCTCGCCCAAGGTGAACTGCGTGATCCGTTCAAACAATCTATTCCGCTGGCTGACAATCCTTGGAACACTCAAAACTTAATTCTGGCTTCGAGTCATTTGGTACGCCGTAAAGAACGAATGCAGGAGCTTTTAGACTCAGAGCCGTGGGATTTGGTCGTACTCGATGAAGCTCATCACGCTCGTCGTAAATCCCCTCAGAACCGCAAAGAAACACCAAATCGACTTCTAGAGTTGATGCAGAAGCTCAAAGATCGAACCAAAGCTTTGCTGTTACTTTCAGCTACCCCGATGCAGATCGATCCGATCGAGGTTTTCGATCTGCTCAACCTGCTCGGACTCAAGGGACACTGGCGGTATGCCGATAACTTTTGCGACTACTTCAAACACCTCACAATCGAAGCAGATTCTCATACGTTAAGCTTCTGGCAGCAAATGTCTACCGATTACTTTGCTCAAGGCGGCAAGCCCTGTCCGCGACTCCAGCAGCATCTAATGAAGTGCGATCGCAGATTGGCGTACAAGCTCGAAGATGTCTGGCAACAGAAACGCACGACCGTAGATTCGCGTTTAGCCAAAGACGAAGCCTTTCTTACCGCATCGCGGCAATATTTAACCGTGAATACGCCGCTCAAGGATTTAATGTTCCGACATACTCGCGATACGCTCAGACAGTACTACAAACTGGGTGTGCTTGAAAAAGATGTTCCCATTCGAGAGGTTTGGGACAATGCGATCGTGCTAGAACCGACTCGCGAAGCTGAACTCTACCGCGCTGTCAGCGACTATGTGCGCCATTTTTACCGTTTAGCTCAGAAAGAAAACCGCAAAGCACTCGGCTTCTTGATGACGTTGTATCGCAAGCGGCTGACCAGTTCGTTTTATGCGATCGAGCGATCGCTAGAACGGCGATTAACCGATCTGCAAACCGGACAGCAAACGAGTCTCACAGCCGATGATCTGCTCGAACTCGACGATGTGGATGATGCCGTGATCGATGGACTAAAGACATTCTTTGAGCCAGTTCATCCGAAAGAAATCGAGTATTTACAAGACTTGTTGATTCAGTTTGAGAACACTGGAGAAGATACCAAATGCGCTCAGTTTTTAACGCTGTTACGCCAGGAATTAAACACACGAGATAGCGTGATCGTCTTCACTCAATATACCGACACGATGGACTATCTGCGTGAATTCTTGCGCTCTAGTTTCGGTAATCAGTTGGCTTGCTACTCTGGGCGAGGCGGCGAACTTTATCGCGACGATCATTGGGTCACGGTTCCCAAAGAAAGCATCAAGCAGCGGTTCCGTAACGGTGAGATCAAAATTCTGCTTTGTACTGAATCCGCGAGTGAGGGCTTGAATTTGCAAACCTGCGGCGTACTAATCAACTACGATATGCCGTGGAACCCGATGCGGGTAGAGCAGCGGATTGGACGCATCGATCGCATCGGTCAACGCTATCCTACGGTGCGAATTCATAACTTCTACTACGACGGCACAGTAGAGGCGAAAGTCTATCGGAAATTGCGCGATCGCATTGATGCCTTTTCGACGGTCGTGGGTAAATTGCAGCCGATTCTTGCTAAGGTTCCCACCTTTATCGAGCGGGCGCTGTTGAGCGCTGATCCTGAAGAAGAAGATGTGTTGCTATCTGAGTTTGAGACGGTTCTAGAAACACCGCCCTTGCGTCCTGCAATCGATGAGATGATTGAGATGGATGTGCAGTCTGATTTAGAGATCGTTCGTCAGTCGATGCCGCAGACTCCGATCACGATCGACGAAATCGAGACGCTGTTTACGACTTCCAAGCTTTTATTGTCACAGGGTACACGATTTGAACGAGTGCGCGAAGGAGTTTGGCAAATGACTCATCAGTATCAGCGATATCTAGTGACATTTTATCCCTTGAAGTATGATGAACAGCCTTCACTACGACTGCTTTTGCCTGGAGATCCCCTACTGGACAGCCTCCTCCAAACTCGCTGA
- a CDS encoding class I SAM-dependent methyltransferase: protein MGGVPRRLANAEATELPDGSFDLVTLQFVVHELPRTATIAIFQEAFRLLRPGGHRRDRR from the coding sequence ATGGGCGGAGTACCCCGGAGATTAGCCAATGCCGAAGCAACGGAGCTACCCGATGGCTCCTTTGATCTGGTCACGCTTCAGTTTGTCGTTCATGAATTGCCGCGCACAGCTACGATCGCAATCTTTCAAGAAGCATTCCGGCTACTCCGTCCAGGTGGGCACCGACGCGATCGTCGATAA
- a CDS encoding SDR family oxidoreductase: MTFENKTIVVTGASAGIGKGLALALAQQGANLVLAARSQAALEETAALCAKQGGRAISVLTDVTQPEACEQLIEKAIAAFGQIDCLVNNAGITMLSRFDQVTDLAVFEQVMQVNYLGAVYCTHYALPYLKRSRGLLVAISSLCGKTAVPTRTGYVASKHAMQGFFDTLRIELQGSGVDVLVVSPGFVATDIRDRALAGNGQSLGQSPRNEDQGTMSIENCVRQIVTAMETRKRDHIMTLKGKVIPWAKLIAPGLVDRLAAYATRTTQH, from the coding sequence ATGACTTTTGAAAACAAAACGATCGTTGTTACAGGAGCATCAGCGGGCATTGGCAAAGGACTCGCGCTTGCTCTAGCTCAACAAGGTGCAAATTTAGTCTTGGCAGCCCGGAGTCAAGCTGCTCTGGAAGAAACGGCAGCATTGTGTGCCAAGCAAGGTGGAAGAGCAATTTCTGTTCTGACCGATGTGACTCAACCTGAAGCTTGTGAGCAGTTGATCGAGAAAGCAATTGCGGCATTCGGGCAGATTGATTGCCTGGTGAACAATGCTGGCATCACGATGCTCAGTCGATTTGACCAGGTAACAGATCTTGCTGTGTTTGAACAAGTGATGCAGGTGAATTATCTTGGTGCTGTCTACTGCACCCATTACGCGCTACCTTATCTCAAACGCAGCCGAGGTCTTTTGGTCGCGATCTCCTCGCTCTGCGGTAAAACAGCGGTTCCCACGCGGACGGGGTACGTTGCGAGTAAACACGCGATGCAAGGCTTTTTTGACACACTGCGGATTGAATTACAAGGAAGTGGAGTTGATGTTCTAGTGGTTTCTCCAGGATTTGTTGCCACTGACATTCGCGATCGCGCTTTAGCAGGGAATGGACAATCTCTAGGGCAAAGTCCTCGAAATGAGGATCAGGGCACAATGTCGATCGAGAACTGCGTGCGTCAAATTGTAACGGCAATGGAAACCCGCAAACGAGACCATATCATGACCTTAAAAGGTAAAGTTATTCCTTGGGCAAAGCTCATCGCACCAGGGTTAGTCGATCGATTGGCGGCTTACGCTACTCGCACAACTCAACACTGA
- a CDS encoding DUF1016 N-terminal domain-containing protein: MSRRQRLAQDLKLEFPEMSGFSPRNLKYMRSFAEAYPDEAIVHQADAQIPWKHNCAIIDKVKDAQQRTWYIQKTTASLPRRERKQLEPHCSDPPT; encoded by the coding sequence GTGAGCCGAAGGCAACGTTTGGCACAAGACCTAAAGCTGGAATTCCCCGAAATGTCAGGATTCTCGCCTCGAAACCTAAAGTATATGCGCTCTTTTGCCGAAGCTTATCCTGATGAGGCAATTGTGCACCAAGCTGATGCACAAATTCCTTGGAAGCACAATTGCGCGATTATTGATAAAGTCAAAGACGCACAGCAGCGAACTTGGTACATCCAAAAGACGACAGCTTCGCTGCCCCGAAGGGAGCGAAAACAGTTGGAGCCGCACTGTTCTGATCCACCAACTTGA
- a CDS encoding PDDEXK nuclease domain-containing protein: MVLPAPQSDLAQSLLKSEYNLDFLNLHEKSLERDLERALIEHMQKFLLELGVGFAFVGSQYRLEVEGDEFFADLLFYHLGLSCFVVIELKTTDFKPEYSGQINFYVNVIDDKLRRPHDNPTIRIILC; encoded by the coding sequence GTGGTACTGCCTGCACCTCAATCTGATCTTGCCCAGAGTCTTCTCAAATCAGAATACAATCTCGATTTTCTAAATCTGCACGAAAAATCCTTAGAGCGTGATTTAGAACGTGCCTTGATCGAACATATGCAGAAGTTTCTGCTTGAACTTGGAGTAGGCTTTGCTTTTGTCGGCAGTCAATATCGACTAGAGGTAGAAGGCGATGAATTTTTCGCGGACTTGTTGTTTTACCACTTGGGGTTAAGCTGCTTTGTCGTGATCGAACTGAAGACGACCGACTTCAAGCCGGAGTATTCCGGGCAGATTAACTTTTACGTGAATGTAATCGATGATAAATTGCGCCGTCCTCACGATAATCCAACGATCAGGATTATTCTTTGTTGA
- a CDS encoding tetratricopeptide repeat protein, producing MADLITYLCQIATTELHEAPQATTQQLADRLKRAVEQNQALQAALQSDDRLIQINQGDVTAFQTLVSGGIANIGVHLHGADEAKLIEIVREVLRSFQPVGIPQNLPSNGTATFVGREADMAALHDQLQQSERVVIASIHGMGGIGKTELALQYALRHFAGKLYPGGVCWLRSREEVGTQIVSFARSQLGLQPPEDLELLEQVRWCWRNWQAGEVLAVFDDVQQYADVEAFLPPAGEPRFKVLMTTRLLKVAKSVQNFEIKVLDEASALNLLRAIVLDGRIDQDLETAKRLCEWLGYLPLGLELVGQYLEHDEDIELSSEDENCPGLWQRLQKARLDAIALKETYSGMTATDGVAAAFELSWQQLDEAEQRLATLLSLFALAEIPWVHVQSCLPNLSVEELERLRNRKLLGLHLLQRTGKGMYQLHQLIREFFAAKRSQRADRTELQQSFCQVMVTIAGQIPQTTTVCTIENLIPIMPHLKEVATVLSRCLTDKKLMIALTHIGWFYQGQAAYEEAEKWYEQSCAIIKKRLGNNNVYVAATLTNLGAVYRFQGRYSEAEKLHLQALQIRQQQLGSNHLHVANSLNNLAALYESVGQYVRAESFYIQALETRRQQLGEDHCDVAQVLNNLANLYRLQGRYSEAQTSFKRSLEIWRQQLGDDHPEVAQGLNNLASLHVDQGDYSEAEISYLQALQIRQQQLGDSHPDVAQTLHNLATLYTSQGRYSEAESLLKQCLQIWQHRLGSHHTYLAISLNGLGELYRLQEYYSEAESLFLQALQILNQQLNVDHPYIATTLNNLALCYSSQGRNSEAELFYLQSLSIRRQQLGVNHPDVAASLNNLALCYQSQERYSEAELLYIQAIVISCERLGEHHVNTKTFLSNFIAFLQQMIQSNLTLELSTHPMTTSLLQKLQPELDAKI from the coding sequence ATGGCAGACCTGATCACATATTTGTGCCAAATCGCAACCACAGAGCTACACGAGGCTCCACAGGCAACGACCCAACAGCTTGCCGATCGATTAAAACGGGCAGTCGAGCAGAATCAAGCATTGCAGGCAGCATTGCAATCTGACGATCGCTTAATTCAGATCAATCAAGGCGATGTCACTGCTTTTCAAACACTGGTCAGTGGCGGGATTGCCAATATTGGGGTTCATTTGCATGGTGCAGATGAGGCGAAGCTGATTGAAATTGTGCGGGAAGTGCTGCGATCGTTTCAGCCCGTCGGAATTCCGCAGAATTTGCCCTCGAATGGAACTGCAACCTTTGTGGGGCGCGAGGCAGATATGGCAGCCTTGCATGATCAATTACAGCAATCAGAACGGGTGGTGATTGCTTCGATTCATGGCATGGGTGGCATTGGTAAAACGGAATTAGCCTTGCAGTATGCGCTGCGTCATTTCGCTGGAAAACTCTACCCTGGGGGCGTGTGTTGGCTACGATCGAGAGAAGAAGTCGGAACTCAGATTGTCTCGTTTGCGCGATCGCAGCTAGGTTTGCAGCCACCGGAGGATTTGGAATTGCTGGAGCAAGTGCGCTGGTGTTGGCGCAATTGGCAGGCAGGTGAAGTGCTGGCTGTGTTTGATGATGTACAGCAATACGCAGATGTGGAAGCGTTTTTGCCGCCTGCTGGGGAACCGCGCTTCAAGGTGTTGATGACGACGCGCCTGCTGAAAGTGGCAAAATCGGTACAGAATTTTGAAATCAAGGTGCTGGATGAAGCCTCTGCTCTAAATCTGTTGAGGGCGATCGTGTTAGATGGACGCATTGACCAAGATTTAGAGACGGCAAAGCGGCTGTGTGAGTGGTTGGGCTATTTACCGTTGGGCTTGGAGCTAGTGGGACAATATTTGGAGCATGACGAAGATATTGAGCTATCGAGTGAAGATGAAAACTGTCCTGGGCTGTGGCAGCGACTACAGAAGGCACGGTTAGATGCGATCGCGCTCAAGGAAACATACTCTGGCATGACTGCAACAGATGGTGTTGCAGCAGCCTTTGAGTTGAGTTGGCAGCAATTAGATGAGGCAGAACAGCGACTTGCGACACTCTTGAGCTTGTTTGCTCTAGCAGAAATTCCCTGGGTTCATGTTCAATCTTGTTTGCCAAATTTGAGTGTAGAAGAGTTAGAGAGATTGCGGAACCGAAAGTTATTGGGGTTGCATCTGCTCCAACGAACGGGAAAGGGGATGTATCAGCTTCATCAACTGATTCGTGAGTTTTTTGCGGCGAAGCGATCTCAACGAGCAGATAGAACAGAATTGCAGCAGTCATTCTGTCAAGTAATGGTGACAATAGCAGGGCAAATTCCGCAAACAACGACGGTATGTACTATTGAGAATTTAATCCCTATAATGCCGCATCTTAAAGAGGTGGCAACGGTATTGTCACGTTGTTTGACAGACAAGAAATTAATGATTGCTTTGACCCACATTGGTTGGTTTTATCAAGGACAAGCAGCTTACGAGGAAGCAGAGAAATGGTATGAGCAGAGTTGCGCTATTATAAAGAAACGTTTAGGCAACAACAACGTGTATGTTGCAGCTACTCTCACTAATTTAGGGGCAGTCTACCGTTTTCAAGGGCGCTATAGTGAAGCTGAAAAGCTTCATCTTCAAGCTCTTCAAATTCGACAACAGCAATTAGGAAGCAATCATCTTCATGTTGCAAATAGCCTAAATAATCTAGCAGCCCTTTATGAATCAGTAGGACAATATGTTAGGGCAGAATCTTTTTACATTCAAGCTCTTGAAACTCGACGACAGCAATTAGGTGAAGACCATTGCGATGTTGCACAAGTGCTTAATAATCTAGCAAATCTCTATCGTCTTCAAGGGCGCTATAGTGAAGCTCAAACATCGTTTAAGAGAAGCCTTGAAATTTGGCGGCAACAGTTAGGTGACGATCACCCAGAGGTTGCACAAGGACTTAATAATCTAGCCTCACTCCACGTTGACCAAGGAGACTACAGTGAGGCAGAGATATCATATCTTCAAGCCCTTCAAATTCGACAACAACAGCTAGGTGACAGCCATCCTGATGTCGCACAAACCCTTCATAATTTAGCAACGCTCTATACGAGTCAAGGACGTTACAGTGAGGCTGAATCTCTGCTTAAACAATGTCTTCAAATTTGGCAGCATCGATTGGGAAGTCATCACACCTATTTGGCAATTAGCCTTAATGGATTAGGAGAACTCTACCGTCTTCAAGAGTACTACAGCGAGGCTGAATCTCTATTCCTCCAAGCCCTGCAAATTCTGAATCAACAGTTAAATGTTGATCATCCTTATATTGCAACTACCCTTAATAATCTAGCCCTATGCTACTCCTCACAAGGACGCAATAGTGAAGCAGAACTATTCTACTTGCAATCGCTCTCAATTCGGAGACAGCAGTTGGGAGTTAATCATCCCGATGTTGCAGCTAGCCTCAACAACCTTGCACTATGCTATCAGTCCCAGGAACGCTATAGTGAAGCAGAGTTGCTATACATTCAGGCGATTGTGATTTCTTGTGAGCGACTAGGAGAACACCATGTTAATACAAAAACTTTTTTGAGCAACTTCATAGCTTTCTTGCAGCAGATGATTCAGAGTAATCTTACTTTGGAACTCTCGACTCATCCAATGACGACATCGCTCCTTCAAAAACTTCAACCCGAACTTGATGCAAAAATTTAG
- a CDS encoding TIR domain-containing protein, which produces MPCAVILTALSAEYLAVRARLSNLREDIHPQQTIYERGEFFANEQMWDVGIVEIGAGNPSAALEAERAIAYFNPDIILFIGVAGGIKDVQLGDVVAATEVYGYEFGRAEAKFKARSRSRDADYGLEQRAKAEARKPDWLKRLASVPSPAPRVFVAPIAAGEKVIADTRSQIYQLLRSQYEAAIAVEMEGLGFLEAVRANKQVEAIVIRGISDLIDHKQESDKAGYQDIAAHHASAFAFEMLAKLQSKPRVPKSSSAATSGMRQDNAGGAQGWQTVVQQGGTAYIGNIHFHNASAEKPSQSGTTKMNTAPKTSEVEIFFSYAHEDEVLRDKLATHLTTLQRQGIIRQWHDRQIGAGKEWEGEIDRHLNTAHVILLLVSADFIASDYCFDKEVKRAMERHAVGEARVIPIVLRPVDLDGMPFNKLQTLPKDRKPVTTWANQDEAFLDIAKGIRTAIKEMTQNP; this is translated from the coding sequence ATGCCTTGCGCCGTCATTCTTACTGCTCTTTCTGCTGAGTATCTCGCCGTCCGCGCTCGCCTATCGAATCTGCGAGAAGACATTCATCCTCAACAGACTATTTACGAGCGAGGAGAATTCTTCGCTAACGAGCAAATGTGGGATGTAGGCATTGTTGAGATTGGGGCAGGCAATCCAAGCGCAGCACTGGAAGCAGAACGCGCGATCGCATATTTCAACCCTGATATTATTCTCTTCATTGGAGTGGCAGGCGGGATCAAAGATGTTCAGTTAGGGGATGTAGTCGCTGCCACTGAGGTCTATGGATACGAGTTTGGCAGAGCCGAGGCGAAATTCAAAGCGCGATCGAGAAGCCGTGATGCAGATTACGGTTTAGAACAACGAGCGAAGGCGGAAGCGAGAAAACCAGACTGGTTAAAACGATTAGCTTCTGTGCCGAGTCCTGCACCGAGAGTTTTTGTCGCTCCGATCGCAGCTGGAGAGAAAGTCATTGCAGACACGCGATCGCAGATCTATCAGCTTTTGCGATCGCAGTACGAAGCCGCGATCGCAGTGGAAATGGAGGGATTAGGCTTTCTTGAAGCAGTCCGAGCAAACAAGCAAGTGGAAGCGATCGTCATTCGCGGCATCTCAGATTTGATCGACCACAAGCAGGAATCAGACAAAGCTGGGTATCAGGACATTGCGGCTCATCATGCCAGCGCATTTGCTTTTGAGATGTTGGCAAAGCTGCAATCGAAGCCGAGAGTACCAAAATCTTCATCAGCCGCTACAAGCGGAATGCGACAGGACAACGCTGGCGGTGCCCAAGGATGGCAAACAGTTGTTCAGCAGGGCGGAACTGCATACATTGGCAACATCCACTTTCACAATGCGTCTGCTGAAAAGCCCTCACAGTCAGGAACGACGAAAATGAACACTGCTCCAAAGACTAGCGAGGTTGAGATTTTTTTCTCGTATGCTCATGAAGATGAGGTACTTCGAGATAAACTCGCAACGCATCTGACTACTCTCCAGCGGCAAGGTATCATCCGGCAATGGCACGATCGACAAATTGGAGCAGGCAAAGAGTGGGAGGGTGAAATTGATCGGCATCTCAACACCGCTCACGTCATCTTGCTCTTAGTGAGTGCCGATTTCATTGCGTCGGACTACTGTTTTGATAAAGAAGTTAAGCGGGCGATGGAACGCCATGCCGTAGGAGAAGCGCGGGTGATTCCGATCGTGCTGCGTCCAGTTGATTTAGATGGGATGCCTTTCAACAAACTTCAGACACTGCCCAAAGATCGTAAGCCTGTCACAACTTGGGCGAATCAGGATGAGGCATTTCTAGACATTGCAAAGGGTATTCGTACTGCGATCAAGGAGATGACGCAAAACCCTTAG
- a CDS encoding NACHT domain-containing NTPase has product MRSQIHDDIKKLHGTMPLWGVDHWVPLGELFVDVNILEQVSSNRRSELADLWQDFSRNGSYRGFDRIGLGNSEKRVPGLSILDHDTNVMVLGKPGSGKTTYLQRLVTECNQGNLQADCIPALIRLREFVDDGHSFEYCLERFLSHGWNLSDAEIEAIFRQGKALILLDGLDEVTGEASQSITKEIKRIARVYPQVKIVVTCRTQSQDSRFERFDYVEVADFDESQVRSFVLHWFSAVAGGGGKEKSQAFLEKLFLDENKPICELVITPILLSLSCAVFEQTGKFYSKRSRLYEEGLELLLEKWDRSRDVERGEIYQELTVERKLELLSYLAVKKFEQAQYVLFEQAELEGYIAEFLGIGQQDARFVLRAIESQHGLLIERSQKIWSFSHLTFQEFFVAKWFCDQANWQNLVKHLIKSPWKEVFLLTAEMLPNSNNFLHLMKVETDRIVGYSREIQQFLEWVNEKSQSVDVPYEYLIARAFYYDITIGLELALEDGAKLAYNTALDSDFSLTLALCPDLSLDFDLAYEYSFTSNDFDFIHDYLLSCTICLIIDRTIEIVDEICNSSQADNDLKQGLQKLLDELPGEQEEFDEWLGNCEPEWFDELRDIIIEHRNIGRYWQFTEVQIELLQKYYDANKLLIECLSHSEIKKEVEETLLLPIAEIERRKKLKLDGFQ; this is encoded by the coding sequence GTGCGATCGCAGATTCACGATGACATTAAGAAGCTGCATGGCACAATGCCCTTGTGGGGTGTGGATCATTGGGTTCCTCTGGGAGAATTGTTCGTTGATGTCAATATTCTCGAACAAGTCAGTAGTAATCGACGATCGGAACTAGCAGATCTTTGGCAGGATTTTAGTAGGAATGGAAGTTATCGAGGGTTCGATCGCATTGGCTTAGGAAACTCAGAGAAGCGAGTACCAGGTCTAAGCATTCTCGATCACGATACCAATGTTATGGTGTTAGGTAAGCCCGGATCAGGAAAAACAACTTACTTACAGCGACTTGTGACGGAATGTAATCAGGGGAACCTACAGGCAGATTGTATTCCAGCATTGATTAGGCTGCGAGAGTTTGTTGATGATGGTCATTCATTTGAGTATTGTCTGGAGCGTTTCCTTTCTCATGGCTGGAATTTATCTGATGCAGAAATCGAAGCTATCTTCAGACAAGGTAAAGCCTTAATTTTGTTGGATGGGCTAGATGAGGTAACGGGTGAAGCTAGTCAGAGCATTACAAAGGAAATTAAGCGAATTGCTCGTGTCTATCCGCAAGTAAAAATTGTGGTGACTTGTCGAACTCAAAGCCAAGACTCACGATTTGAGCGATTTGATTATGTAGAAGTTGCTGATTTTGATGAATCACAGGTGCGATCGTTTGTTTTGCATTGGTTCAGCGCAGTTGCAGGAGGAGGAGGAAAAGAAAAATCACAAGCATTTCTAGAGAAGCTGTTTCTAGATGAAAACAAGCCCATTTGCGAGTTAGTCATCACACCGATCTTGTTAAGCCTATCCTGTGCTGTGTTTGAGCAGACTGGCAAGTTTTATTCAAAGCGATCGAGGTTGTATGAGGAAGGGCTGGAACTACTTTTAGAAAAGTGGGATCGATCGCGAGATGTGGAGCGAGGTGAGATTTATCAAGAGCTAACAGTGGAGCGAAAGCTGGAGCTACTAAGCTATCTTGCTGTGAAGAAATTTGAGCAAGCGCAGTATGTGCTGTTCGAGCAGGCGGAGCTTGAGGGTTATATCGCTGAGTTTCTAGGGATCGGGCAGCAGGATGCGCGATTTGTATTGCGGGCGATCGAGTCCCAGCATGGATTGTTGATTGAGCGATCGCAGAAAATTTGGTCGTTTTCACACCTGACCTTTCAAGAGTTTTTTGTAGCAAAGTGGTTCTGTGATCAAGCCAATTGGCAAAATCTGGTCAAGCATCTTATCAAGTCTCCGTGGAAAGAAGTGTTTCTACTAACAGCAGAAATGCTGCCAAATTCCAACAACTTCTTACATTTGATGAAGGTGGAAACAGATCGGATCGTGGGCTATAGCAGAGAGATCCAGCAGTTTCTGGAATGGGTGAATGAAAAGTCCCAATCTGTAGATGTGCCATATGAGTATCTCATTGCAAGAGCATTCTATTACGACATCACAATTGGTCTTGAACTTGCTCTCGAAGATGGTGCAAAACTTGCTTATAATACTGCTCTTGACTCAGATTTCTCTCTTACTCTTGCTCTATGTCCTGACTTATCTCTTGATTTTGATCTTGCCTATGAGTATAGTTTTACTTCTAATGATTTTGACTTTATCCATGACTATCTTCTTAGCTGTACCATTTGTCTCATAATTGACCGAACTATTGAAATTGTTGACGAAATTTGCAATTCTTCTCAAGCAGATAATGATCTGAAGCAAGGACTTCAAAAGCTATTGGATGAATTACCAGGGGAACAGGAAGAGTTCGATGAGTGGCTAGGGAACTGCGAACCAGAATGGTTTGATGAGTTACGAGATATCATAATCGAGCATCGCAATATTGGGCGTTACTGGCAATTCACCGAAGTACAGATTGAGCTACTGCAAAAGTACTATGACGCAAACAAACTGTTGATAGAGTGTTTGAGCCATTCAGAAATCAAGAAGGAAGTTGAAGAAACACTGCTACTCCCGATCGCTGAAATCGAAAGACGCAAGAAGCTGAAGTTGGATGGTTTTCAGTAG